The Streptomyces sp. NBC_00435 nucleotide sequence GGGCGGGCGGCGGCCGCCGAACTCGCCCGCACCACCCTCGCGCTGCTCGACGCCGCCGAGCGGCAGCCGGGCGCCGACAGCGACGTCGAGCGCCGCTGCGCCCGTCTGCTGCGCGAGCGGCTCACCGCCGAACTCGCCGTCCACGAGGCCGACGAGGACCTGCGCGCGGTCAGCAACATCCACTCCCCCGCGCACGCGGTCCGCGAGGTCTTCACGCTGACCCCGGCCGACACGGACGAGGACTGGGCCGCGATCGCCGAACGGCTGCGCGCCGTACCGGCCGCCTACGCGGGCTACCGCGAGTGCCTCGCGCTCGGCCTGGAACGCGGCCTGTTCGGCAGCCCGCGCCCCACCGCCACCTTCGTCGAGCAGCTCACGGGCTGGGCCGGTGAGGCCCTGGACGGGCAGGACGGCGAGGGCGCGAGCAAGGGCGGCTTCTTCGCCGAGTTCGCCGCCGCCGGGCCCGACGCGCTGCGCGCCGAGCTCGACGACGCCGCCGCCACCGCGACCGCCGCCGTCGTGGAACTGCGCGACTGGATGCGGGACGTGTACGCCCCGGCGGTCGAGGGACAGCCCGACCCGGTGGGCCGCGAGCGCTACGCCCGCTGGTCGCGCTACTTCAACGGCACCGACCTGGACCTGGACGAGGCGTACGCCTACGGCTGGTCGGAGTACCACCGGCTGCTCGCCGAGATGAAGACGGAAGCCGCCAAGATCCTTCCGGACGCCGGTCCCTGGGAGGTGCTGAAGCACCTGGACGAGCACGGCACCCACATCGAGGGCGTGGACGAGGTCCAGGCCTGGCTGCAGGGCCTGATGGACGAGGCCATCGAGAACCTCGACGGCACCCACTTCGAACTCGCCGAGCGGGTCAAGCGGGTGGAGTCGCGGATCGCCCCTCCGG carries:
- a CDS encoding DUF885 domain-containing protein, giving the protein MSDILTSHSAARLPRQVADAYVDDLIAIDPITGTYLGVAESSGRLPDLSPAGRAAAAELARTTLALLDAAERQPGADSDVERRCARLLRERLTAELAVHEADEDLRAVSNIHSPAHAVREVFTLTPADTDEDWAAIAERLRAVPAAYAGYRECLALGLERGLFGSPRPTATFVEQLTGWAGEALDGQDGEGASKGGFFAEFAAAGPDALRAELDDAAATATAAVVELRDWMRDVYAPAVEGQPDPVGRERYARWSRYFNGTDLDLDEAYAYGWSEYHRLLAEMKTEAAKILPDAGPWEVLKHLDEHGTHIEGVDEVQAWLQGLMDEAIENLDGTHFELAERVKRVESRIAPPGGAAAPYYTNPSEDFSRPGRTWLPTMGQTRFPVYDLVSTWYHEGVPGHHLQLAQWTHVADQLSRYQASVGLVSANAEGWALYAERLMDELGYLKDAEQRLGYLDAQMMRATRVIVDIGMHLGLEIPADSPFHPGERWTVDLAQEFFGLHSGRPGDFVESELTRYLSMPGQAIGYKLGERAWLLGRDNARAAHGDSFDLKAWHMAALSQGSLGLDDLVDELSKL